A stretch of Mastacembelus armatus chromosome 1, fMasArm1.2, whole genome shotgun sequence DNA encodes these proteins:
- the LOC113127730 gene encoding docking protein 1-like: MDSQTKTGKVYLQLQKASKKWKPVWLSLFPPSSSGVGRLEIQDIGGSDIGAVSRRHHQPQGDRKLKVVRLSELISVLRLPPNAEACPMENMAAFCVETQDRTMVYAALKDECMDWVEKLCQCTFQRSDGSRANQLHMEENQIYASVDQASEFWVVIQKTDAATRCGLQGSYWLQIGPESLLLKESQKNIVREWPYELLRRYGKDKLALTIEAGRRCHSGPGTFIFETQQAEKIFSLIQTTIKRKTPSQQNQESEKVTQTNIQAHSPLPRTPDMTIMAAFLENKLRTQEKKCAASDGTAYIQEDLVGQSECVSAQPAPITLMPLPLVPTHESISGRHNGDPTDAVYANPSDCLQSALTPQLTSAVYVDPAHVLPLKPPSSREPVTSVPSLSISHHDSVYAEVFDKISSAQNKQAVQSKGKTKHTDDEPIYTEPLNKKEEVCHKNETKPDPFAHLYAHVCKPAPSSSPSISSHSASVTDSTTTKKDAGTSLDDVVYENLGVI; the protein is encoded by the exons GAAGTGATATTGGTGCAGTGAGCCGGAGACATCACCAGCCTCAGGGGGACAGAAAGCTGAAGGTGGTTCGATTGTCTGAGCTGATCAGTGTCCTTAGGCTCCCTCCAAATGCTGAGGCCTGTCCCATG GAGAACATGGCAGCATTTTGTGTGGAGACACAGGACAGAACAATGGTGTATGCTGCGCTCAAAGACGAATGCATGGACTGGGTAGAAAAGCTGTGCCAATGTACATTTCAG AGAAGTGATGGCTCACGCGCTAATCAGCTTCATATGGAGGAGAACCAGATATATGCTTCAGTAGATCAAG CCTCAGAGTTCTGGGTTGTGATTCAAAAGACAGATGCAGCAACACGTTGTGGTCTGCAGGGGTCATACTGGCTGCAGATAGGACCAgagtcactgctgctgaaagAATCACAGAAGAACATTGTCAGAGAATGGCCATATGAATTATTAAGAAGATATGGAAAAGATAAG CTGGCTTTAACCATTGAAGCAGGTAGACGCTGCCACTCTGGTCCTGGAACATTCATATTTGAGACACAGCAAGCTGAGAAAATATTCTCCCTGATTCAGACTACCATCAAACGGAAGACTCCAAGTCAGCAAAACCAAGAGAGTGAGAAAGTTACCCAAACCAACATACAGGCTCATTCCCCTCTCCCCAGAACACCTGATATGACCATTATGGCTGCATTTTTGGAGAACAAACTGAGGACACAGGAGAAGAAATGTGCTGCTTCAGATGGGACTGCATATATTCAAGAAGATTTGGTTGGTCAGTCAGAATGTGTGTCAGCACAGCCAGCTCCTATCACCCTCATGCCTCTTCCATTGGTTCCCACACATGAAAGCATCTCTGGACGTCATAATGGTGACCCAACAGATGCTGTGTATGCCAATCCATCTGATTGCCTCCAATCTGCATTAACACCGCAACTGACCTCAGCTGTGTATGTAGACCCTGCCCATGTCCTTCCACTCAAACCCCCCAGTTCAAGAGAACCAGTTACTTCCGTTCCCTCCCTGAGCATTAGTCATCATGATTCAGTCTATGCAGAGGTGTTTGACAAAATTAGCTCAGCTCAGAATAAACAAGCTGTTCAGagcaaaggaaaaacaaaacatacagatgATGAACCAATTTATACTGAGcctttaaataaaaaggaagaGGTGTGCcataaaaatgaaaccaaaccTGACCCATTTGCACACCTTTATGCTCATGTTTGCAAACCAGCACCATCATCTAGTCCCTCTATATCTTCCCACTCTGCCTCTGTTACCGACAGTACAACTACAAAAAAAGACGCAGGCACATCTCTTGATGATGTCGTCTATGAAAACTTAGGCGTCATTTAA